Sequence from the Metopolophium dirhodum isolate CAU chromosome 2, ASM1992520v1, whole genome shotgun sequence genome:
TTTAGAGTTGAATCATACAAATGTTGATCAGTAACATAGGTAAGTAAATGGGTATCAAGTTTCGTGGGTTTAAGAGCCTTAATTCCAGTTTTTATATTGTCTGAGCTCATAATTATATGTTCTGCAGTTAACTTGTGACATTCATAAACTGTAATTGAAGAATAGAATTCAACTTTACAGTCATTGCAGTAAAATAATTCTACAATATCTGATGCTGTTGATGCATGACTGTCTGTATTaaagtgattattattttcacttgacttgaatattttattacatggcTCACAAAAGCACATAATATCAGATGATTTGCAAGCATTATTATTTCTCCTCATCAATTGTTTTGCCATTAACACTGACTCTAATGGCATGTTTATAATAGTTGTCTTATGTTCagtaattaaatgtaattcaatATCATTAATTTCTCCATACACTAAAGAGTTACAACTTTTACAAATATAAGAATAACAAATATTAGTTTCTAATTTTGCATGTGTAATTGCATGTTTTTTCCATGTATCTTTATTGTTGGAACAAAATGCACACTCTagacattgaaaataatttaaatttgatataggGATACTTTTTACCAATCCATGATTACAAACTAACAAGTGACTAAGGAGATCATTGTGATTTAAATCAATTAGATTATCACATGatttacaaatagttttattttcatcattCACATTTTGAAAGAATTGTAAAtatggtttaatatttaatggaactttatatttatttaaaatactttttgaaacacAAGGTTTTTGATTTTCATTGGTCAATGATTGTATATTAAGTTCTGGAAGTGGACTTTTAGCGGctacagattttaaaataatatgttcacttGATAAAGTATGTTTGTTGAACAACAAATTACCTTCAATACAAAAGAATTCTGTACGGCAAGGTTGACAGATTATACGTTTCAATTTAGTCTTATGACTTTTATTCCAATGATCTGAATTTGAATTGACTTCAGCATATGTTTCACATTCTTCACAGTAATAAAAGTCTTTGGTTTTTAAATCTTTGTTAATACGATGGAAGTTAAAAGCCATAAACTGGGAAAGATTTTTTTCAGAATTGTTTGGATGAATTTTTTGATGTTCTGTTACATGATTTACAACACCATAACAATGCAGATCACAAAGTTTGCATGTATATGAAACTAAATCCttaatatcataacatttaattaaatgacTTGATAATACTAAATGTAACTTCCATTGATTAAAATCAGATGTGATTTTATTACAGATTGTACAAAAATAAGtattgatttttgatttattttttctacctACATcacatttattaatacattcatttagATGAACAGTTATTGCTTTTTCATTGGACACCATTTGAAACTTACAATCATTACAAGTAGCTTTAACATTATCaatggtaaatttttttaaaactattggagGCAGTTTTAAATTGCATATAGTTTTTGTTTCCAGGTTTTCATCAACTTTTTTGGATTTAAAATATTCCAACATGATATGTTCGCATgacattaaatgtttattatacacttCTTGGCTAcatataaaatctattaaacatgaattgcatttgaaattcgatgtttttttattaatgtggtTAATAGAataacatttcttttttaaaaatgaataatttttacaaggACCACAAAATGACCAAGATTTCCAATTGGTTGgacttataaatatacattgatAAAATACTTCTTTCATACATCTAAAAACATATGGTAGTTCGGAAATATCATTATGAATATCTTtgcaatgttttaaaatgtgttccttatttccaaataaaaatgtcttacaACCACCACAATCGTATGATACATAATCATTTTTGATCATACATTTTTCCAAGTGAAGTGTACTTATAGCATGTGACTCCCAAtcttttaacaatttaatattagtgtcacaaattaaacaaaaaaatttgtaactaatatactttttacataatttagtaGCATGTTCAGTTGGTTTTAGAATGTCAGagctagtatttttatatttcataaattgaattagacttttattttttaaaagatccTGGTTATTATTCTCTAAATTGGATCTGATTATCCCTtttgtattagattttttatCAGAATCTATATCAAAATCAATTTCTGAAGAATTATGACAGTTAAAAACTTTAGATGGACTCAATTGAACAGTAAAATGCTCTCTGCCCTGCTGGGTATTATCAATAATAGAGTTAGATGTATAGTTTGATCTtgaattaacattattattagaagATGTAGAAggatcaatttttaaattaatgtttgtcatatttaattgcatttcctgatcattaattgattttgaagttacctgattgtaattattgttggaagaatataatatttttttttttgttgtgtgtTCACCGAGATGATCGGCTTCATTTTCCTGTTCCATTTGTTAAAGATTGCTTCAACTAAAACaaaagtacatatattatacaaaattatataaaccatactgtaagacatattataatcatattaatgcaagtttatagtctataatatacttgtatttCGTTGGTGTATAGTATAAATGTCTAAAGTCAAAAACGACTAGTTTTCAGGAAGgttaaacaaaacattaaaaaatcattcaaaatcATAGACAATAGTGTCTGGGAtgataactaattttatttaatatttattgtaccaACTTTTATTTTAGCTATTAAgtagaaatttaaaatcaaatcttcattatttttaaatgacttaagataattggatttttattttatatgacttATGCTATTAGggcatgcatttaaaattatttctgtcTAGACATACGTGTTTTGTACCCAATATAATGtgacttaaaatgtttagaccaaaacaaatttcactgagtaatttttatttttttataatattcaaaattattgaatattttaaaatatattaaagaaataaatatttaaattggcaTCATAAAGGGAAACTAGTTTATTGTGTAATGAGAAATGTTAGTCTTTTTTAACATTTGCTATCATGTGTTTTACCTATAATTTACCTAACCTTGGATGTTTTGATGTTCACTATTTTAGTTTTGCGGTTATATCGGTGATTCGCAGTTACAGATTAatgaatatacctaaataaaaatatatttttaatctatgcCTCAATACATTGCATGACAGTTAATGTTgggattaacaaaaaaattaaatcaaattttgaaatttgtcaGTTAAGTGTAAGTAAAATACATCGTTCTGTGATtgaattattagttaaaaaataaacaaatactgTATCAATAGGGCAAAAGCCAGGTATATGGAAActccaaattttaatatttggacCTCGACTTGGATATACAGGTTATAGGTTTACATTACATCTTAAcagtaaatagtaggtataaattataatattctaacatataatcaatattatgaatgttcaatgatacaatttaacattaataccaattaaatatcaacacaaatattaccaatatattatgtttttaatataattatattatctctgAATACAGACCATGAATCAGACAAACTAATCATTGTAcagtttagaatattttaacatacacATTACCTAACACAAAGATAAGAAATTATTGTTTACaccaatacatataatatttaacttgttgCTGATTAGTATCATGTACTTTAGTTTATTAGTaactatttatagtatataactaatacaattaatatgcaTTAAGTACATACTACAAAGGTAACAATTATAATGCTGTAATGAAAATTTTGgatgtaaaatattacctaatcgTTTGGAAATTGGACATccatataaaatagttttggtGCCTTCAAAATAATAACGCTTATGAACACAAATTTtggtgattttgaaaatattatgggaATTAATAACAACGATTTTACTTGAATCTTGACTTCGTTAGCCAAcgaatattaaaacttaaaaataatcatagatATCATGACGGGATATAGTTTGTGACGTTTGTGTAACTACGGTACTACACCGTTGTCTGATTATCGGCGTTAGTACattattttaagcatttaatgtattatgcaCTATACTTACGAGTTCTGTGTGTTGTACTACTTGTATTGTTGTTGTATCGAGTGATGATCAGACATTATTTATCAATCACCAATGTTCaacgaaaatattaattaataattatttggatCGAGAGTgatgtttgatattttatgaatatattgaaGCCATTGTAGGTATTGAATCGTTTCAAGATTTTGTATACCATTTTTCGTACACCAATTTGCATTTTGCACTCACTGACCATATTGTGAATTTGTACTATAGTCGAGCACTCGACTACTCGAGCCACGATTGGAAGTTGGAACATTTGGAACTCAGAACCTTCAACCTCGGTTCTGGTTAGTGGCTTAATAATCAGTGGTTACCAGGTTATCTACTCACTACTCAGCAAAATGTATTGATAAGGTGTCGTACTGTCGTCACTTCGGACCACGGACTAATATGTCTTAGTCCGTGCTTAATCTCTTTTCTATGCTCCCAACCGgcaaccatatatattataagaatggataggacacgcctgGCTTCGTAAGCTGAGGCTGCgtaaatgacaatatttaataatattaataattatatttgataaaaacaaagtatttaaatttatgcatacaaataatttagaacGTAGAAGTCATTATGCAatgaaaaaattttgaattttattccttaaatcataatatattttcaatttcctaTGGCTTTGGTGTACTAAAGACGTGTTCGTTCATCGGCCTCTATGGGACATATAGCGCTCCCGGTCGTGACGACTATCTGTAGTAAAATTTTCAACACCTTGGTTCagaccacgatttaagatactATCTCAGACTTTAGATAATAGATAACCACagatatctatatagtatactttGATAGCGAACTCTCATCATGAATTGAAGCATCAAGGTCGGGGGGGCAATTGCATAGTATTTCATATGACAAATAGGAttaattacgatttattttgtattgtattttattattttaagtgggGACGGGTACATATTTCCCGATTTTGATAACAATTGATAACAGCGAACttgatgagaaaaaaaaataatgcttacGCCAACCTATTAAAGTTAGAAAAAATCTCAATTCCCGTGGCGTTCACCAgcgaataaatcaaaaataaaaaatctgtttCATAGCGAGAAATTTtaccttttataaaataaaaccctgTTTAGTTAGCTTTTAATCGGCGAAGTTaggtttttatcatttaattatcataaatcataatataatatttatattttaaatttaaattttaatacttttaactttatactttataccaaTACTTTAATCTCTATTCTATgcattatacttaattatttaaatttttggagtTAAGTGCTGCTTTAATATTAGTGAAAGTATACTTACTGTGCTATaagaaataaatgtaatatataataatatgttaaatgtgcCAAACAAACCTAACCATATTTATTGGAAAGGTATGATGTATGATGCCTATATTTATTCTCAGATTTAAATACTACTTTggatattattgtagtaaatttttagtagatattcataaaataaatttaatttgattatttataattttacaattccaCAATTCATATTGGCGCAAGaaactaatctatttatttatataatatttagaaacaaaaacaaaaattcatatttgttgttacttattagttattacttatatgtttatagttttttaaaatagtttgtaaacaattattttttgagaCAAGTATTtcagtaggtaataggtatattcaatGATTATTACTAACACTTCTGTTTTTATTGAAGATAAACTaaacttgtaataggtattatgtaactAAATGGCAGATCGCTACCTGCCATAGGCAGTTTCTTCacagttttattaaatcttcattctaattatatttatgtacatattcttatcgtattaaatagtatacatatGACATATCATACTTTTTCTAGTTAgtcatacaatttacaaaattatttttatattgttttattaaatatatgattaaacatACTGGCCACTGaatcattcaattttatttctgtttCAGTCTGGATTGCAGTACAATATCGACAGTATTATTTCAACAAGATATTTttctttacattattaaaatgatttaaatggcaatgaatgtttttaattttggttttttttttgcactaaaaaataaaataagtactttaaatttattttaattcttaacctttcaaattattcatagttttttagttatttaaggtttaattttgttgtgtgacaatttcttgtttttaaaatgtattaactgtatcaatctattcagtatttataatttattggtatatttagaaaaaatgaattaaagtttaattaatgCAATTTGCAATAATTAGTTGTTATAACATAAAGAAagataagtgtataaaatatttaatcctaTAATTTCGATACCTTTATTGGATTTAAACATGTACTCCAGATTATACTATTTGAATACACTTCCACGTTTGGTGACTATCAACAGACCATACAGACTACATTATTCActcaaataaatacacaattaataGAAAGTACTAAATAGGAATTTTCCAGTACATAATAAAATGGGTATTCTTTTCTCCTTATAAAGATaatgctgtataatatacaatatatagtccATATTAAGggacaatatatataattacctatattgagTGAGCAAACATAAATTTACTGCCACTTTTTCAGTAATATTTGTGTATGTAAGAAATATGGACAATGGCTGTCCCctgttaattcattttttgCTGTTAACCATGatgagtaaatatatatttatataattgtgatattttgacaaattacaataatatactat
This genomic interval carries:
- the LOC132939454 gene encoding uncharacterized protein LOC132939454 produces the protein MEQENEADHLGEHTTKKKILYSSNNNYNQVTSKSINDQEMQLNMTNINLKIDPSTSSNNNVNSRSNYTSNSIIDNTQQGREHFTVQLSPSKVFNCHNSSEIDFDIDSDKKSNTKGIIRSNLENNNQDLLKNKSLIQFMKYKNTSSDILKPTEHATKLCKKYISYKFFCLICDTNIKLLKDWESHAISTLHLEKCMIKNDYVSYDCGGCKTFLFGNKEHILKHCKDIHNDISELPYVFRCMKEVFYQCIFISPTNWKSWSFCGPCKNYSFLKKKCYSINHINKKTSNFKCNSCLIDFICSQEVYNKHLMSCEHIMLEYFKSKKVDENLETKTICNLKLPPIVLKKFTIDNVKATCNDCKFQMVSNEKAITVHLNECINKCDVGRKNKSKINTYFCTICNKITSDFNQWKLHLVLSSHLIKCYDIKDLVSYTCKLCDLHCYGVVNHVTEHQKIHPNNSEKNLSQFMAFNFHRINKDLKTKDFYYCEECETYAEVNSNSDHWNKSHKTKLKRIICQPCRTEFFCIEGNLLFNKHTLSSEHIILKSVAAKSPLPELNIQSLTNENQKPCVSKSILNKYKVPLNIKPYLQFFQNVNDENKTICKSCDNLIDLNHNDLLSHLLVCNHGLVKSIPISNLNYFQCLECAFCSNNKDTWKKHAITHAKLETNICYSYICKSCNSLVYGEINDIELHLITEHKTTIINMPLESVLMAKQLMRRNNNACKSSDIMCFCEPCNKIFKSSENNNHFNTDSHASTASDIVELFYCNDCKVEFYSSITVYECHKLTAEHIIMSSDNIKTGIKALKPTKLDTHLLTYVTDQHLYDSTLNIAFFCFVCDYLCSKLDVWKIHINSKKHINSSKCLCMDHRCKICKTLMFGYRHQMFEHYSNRFHSMLRQFKPITSTEVLKQKCETKHTCNMGTTSENNQTAVFNENISGESSTNINAVNLLTNMMNNLSNQSNIHKESSLLEVSTTNNANETHSIILDEFPPESNSHHNGSVVDESITKINETQLIKKIINEPNICQDRMKEKSTTNFSEKLLEKKMVNKSNTQNYSEFYRSKISVLYEMINQHQEINPQMSYYCTSCDFITAVEKNWDEHNLTEHFNEVRYKVFCDICHLYQVGLSDLDEHNNTIEHKNILEIKKILDSKNLKKKMNKIKKKFEKDSNLTAVNPLDVTQTSKTDKQQTNGSKTDEKEASNRKIMIEIKGVKPQYKKNSWVEIKKIFSFYGLFGIITKHSSVIIIYRKLAAMNKMLNDKEMLERKYEFTINVLVEDDKLPELHKTTVFEFGNKEVLLKSIDTQIMEIKQEISNPDIIDRLFLLVNSIHSCAGQHFKGSKTYAFGSRMSGLALQDSDVDLYFDIAGTFGGELSNDLYAQEDLVRYFGKVFRSQNNEYKHIQQITGARVPIVKFLHVPSGLYCDLSFKSGLSTHNTKLVRLYLALDERVHWIVCAVVKRWALQNDMKNQSMFTSYALAWLVLFYLMTIDVVPPLILLRQHANYSKDTSRSDVMFIEDWDCTFCTLEKAKQIWKVPEIPCWDLLFGFFKFYSDSTLLQQFVLCPAIGSAISKNKFYDVPRATPDVLGFSKKKNGQPIDWCIRLRDNFHGDGLAVQDPFDLFHNITKVIIPRKLQTFSYLCNKTMEVMKNGVQPYYA